A single genomic interval of Cucumis sativus cultivar 9930 chromosome 5, Cucumber_9930_V3, whole genome shotgun sequence harbors:
- the LOC101206328 gene encoding AP2/ERF and B3 domain-containing transcription factor RAV1-like gives MDASSIDESTASDSTSISPVTPLLFHSSPSATAEAESRKLPSSRFKGVVPQPNGRWGAQIYEKHQRVWLGTFNEENDAAKAYDIAALRFRGRDAVTNFKPSLNHDHDNALEADFLNSHSKLEIVDMLRKHTYNEELQQSKRQQRGAMAVDSGSFPHYPGSDSNREVLFEKTVTPSDVGKLNRLVIPKQHAEKNFPMEEGVVSGKGMLLNFEDMGGKVWRFRYSYWNSSQSYVLTKGWSRFVKDNTLRAGDVVRFLRSTGPDKQLYIHANPISAPGINPVHVVKLFGVNILQLPVGKTEGAFLELQQPTKKQRIIKPL, from the coding sequence aTGGACGCAAGCTCTATAGACGAAAGCACCGCCAGTGACTCCACCTCCATTTCTCCCGTCACCCCATTACTCTTCCACTCATCGCCCTCGGCTACGGCGGAAGCAGAATCCCGTAAACTTCCATCTTCCCGTTTCAAAGGAGTTGTCCCTCAGCCCAACGGCCGATGGGGTGCTCAGATTTACGAGAAACACCAAAGAGTGTGGCTCGGCACTTTCAATGAAGAAAACGATGCCGCCAAGGCTTACGATATCGCCGCCCTTCGCTTCCGTGGACGCGATGCCGTCACCAACTTCAAACCCTCCCTCAACCACGACCACGACAACGCCCTCGAGGCCGACTTCCTCAACTCCCATTCCAAGTTGGAGATTGTGGACATGCTCCGTAAACACACCTACAATGAGGAGCTCCAACAGAGCAAGCGGCAGCAGCGGGGGGCGATGGCAGTTGATTCGGGGTCGTTCCCCCATTACCCGGGGTCGGATTCAAACCGGGAAGTGCTGTTTGAGAAAACGGTGACGCCAAGTGACGTGGGGAAGTTGAACCGGCTGGTGATTCCGAAGCAACACGCGGAGAAGAATTTCCCTATGGAAGAGGGAGTGGTTTCGGGGAAGGGaatgcttttgaattttgaggaTATGGGAGGGAAGGTTTGGCGGTTCCGGTACTCGTATTGGAACAGCAGCCAGAGCTATGTGTTGACGAAAGGATGGAGCCGATTCGTCAAAGACAACACTCTCAGAGCCGGAGATGTGGTTCGCTTTCTCCGCTCTACTGGACCAGATAAGCAGCTTTACATTCATGCTAACCCCATCAGTGCACCGGGAATTAACCCAGTTCATGTTGTTAAGCTTTTTGGAGTCAATATTTTGCAACTGCCGGTGGGGAAGACAGAAGGGGCATTCTTGGAATTACAACAACCTACCAAGAAGCAAAGAATAATCAAACCTTTGTAA